The following coding sequences are from one Oryzisolibacter sp. LB2S window:
- a CDS encoding MotA/TolQ/ExbB proton channel family protein: MSHLLESLMYQASQVFLFPTLVVISLLFVYAFFLLGMFAMQWWQRRQARDGAPTRGHHLLTWAQAQPQASADELDVKAHQLLELPRIATRVAPMLGLIATMIPMGPALKGLSDGNLAQVSDNLAVAFAAVILSLIAAAITFWVVSVQRRWLAEELVWLQRQGVRTPGAGHMAEAGSEA; encoded by the coding sequence GTGAGCCATTTGCTTGAATCCCTGATGTACCAGGCCAGCCAGGTCTTTCTGTTCCCCACGCTGGTGGTGATCAGCCTGCTGTTCGTCTACGCCTTCTTTCTGCTCGGCATGTTTGCCATGCAGTGGTGGCAGAGGCGCCAGGCCCGCGACGGCGCGCCCACGCGCGGCCACCATCTGCTGACCTGGGCGCAGGCCCAGCCCCAGGCGAGCGCCGACGAGCTCGACGTGAAGGCGCACCAACTGCTCGAGCTGCCGCGCATCGCCACGCGCGTGGCGCCCATGCTGGGGCTGATCGCCACCATGATTCCCATGGGGCCGGCGCTCAAGGGCCTGTCCGACGGCAACCTGGCCCAGGTGTCGGACAACCTGGCCGTGGCCTTTGCGGCCGTGATCCTGTCGCTGATTGCCGCGGCCATCACCTTCTGGGTGGTGTCGGTGCAGCGGCGCTGGCTGGCCGAGGAGCTGGTGTGGCTGCAGCGCCAGGGCGTGCGCACGCCGGGCGCGGGCCACATGGCCGAGGCGGGGAGCGAAGCATGA
- a CDS encoding DUF2149 domain-containing protein, which translates to MKFLDETEADDPILSVVNLIDVFLVVIAALLITVAKNPLLSPFSKQDVTVITDAGKPSMEVIQKRGEKIEKYKASGEIGEGDGEKAGVAYRMKDGSMVYVPETGEGR; encoded by the coding sequence ATGAAGTTCCTCGACGAAACCGAGGCCGACGACCCCATCCTCTCGGTCGTCAACCTGATCGACGTGTTCCTCGTGGTGATCGCGGCGCTGCTCATCACCGTGGCCAAGAACCCGCTGCTGAGTCCGTTCTCCAAGCAGGACGTCACGGTCATCACCGACGCCGGCAAGCCCAGCATGGAGGTCATACAGAAGCGCGGCGAGAAGATCGAGAAGTACAAGGCCAGCGGCGAGATCGGCGAGGGTGACGGCGAGAAGGCCGGCGTCGCCTACCGCATGAAGGACGGCTCCATGGTCTACGTGCCCGAGACGGGCGAGGGACGCTGA
- the ispF gene encoding 2-C-methyl-D-erythritol 2,4-cyclodiphosphate synthase, with protein MNFRIGEGWDVHALVPGRRLVIGGVEVPHHMGLLGHSDADVLLHAITDALLGAAALGDIGSHFPDSDARFKGADSVVLLTEAARRVRAAGYEIGNVDSTVVAQAPRLAAHIPAMRERIAAALGLQGDQVNVKAKTAERLGPVGQGLAMEARAVVLLEPRNRS; from the coding sequence ATGAATTTCAGAATTGGCGAGGGATGGGATGTGCACGCGCTTGTGCCCGGGCGGCGCCTGGTCATAGGCGGGGTGGAGGTGCCGCACCACATGGGCCTGCTCGGCCATTCCGATGCCGACGTGCTGCTGCACGCCATCACCGACGCGCTGCTGGGCGCGGCGGCGCTGGGCGACATTGGCAGCCATTTCCCCGATAGCGATGCGCGCTTCAAGGGCGCGGACTCGGTCGTGCTGCTCACCGAGGCGGCGCGGCGCGTGCGCGCCGCGGGCTACGAGATCGGCAATGTGGACAGCACCGTGGTGGCCCAGGCGCCGCGCCTGGCGGCCCATATCCCTGCCATGCGCGAGCGCATCGCCGCCGCCCTGGGCCTGCAGGGCGATCAGGTCAACGTGAAGGCCAAGACGGCCGAGCGCCTGGGCCCCGTGGGCCAGGGCCTGGCCATGGAGGCGCGCGCCGTGGTGCTGCTTGAACCTAGAAACCGTAGTTGA
- a CDS encoding TonB-dependent receptor has product MTRPGAAGLLLALACAGAKAQQPPAAERQLGEVTVQAEGSALDEQRAAATQKTIIDRSEIQALGGLTVGELIRKLPGIDAGEHGADGGMSARARGMSRDAVQFLVNGERPTANARFALTEVGRMPTGELERVEILRGGSAEFGGAAPITVNLIMRRPVARAATSVKLAAGQRGDRNNAQFTASRSGGEGGFSWLLPLTLNRHAMPVDQTTTRSLAGGVRQQDVEQGRYGLREFILSPRLAWRGATGQLTLWPSLYYNEGERSTRTARSDGSWRQDSEDNRIRIARLRSEGEWRAWGGKWTGRAAIMQGRRDADRLRQGSAAAWQESEHREDRERSASLRFDRATGDHLWSVGLDAARHARDDRQALTGAFTGDSRFAGSASQGTLWLQDEWALSDALTLTGGLRGERMAIHAQQRDSSHGAVDPSLALRWEAAPGWVARSSLSGAIRFPKLDELSSVASRGTLANTPLEPDRGGNPWLRPERVANLEAGIERHVQGGVLGINTYLRRTQDFIERRTLWEGGRWVERPYNEGEARHWGLELSAKLTGEAPWLQGLIGRQGSLRASFTLPRGRVDDAVLGITRDPRELPRYQFTLGYEGSLPAWQSTWGFQWQHHAAVRTQVPGEVQARTRSRNLLDAHLVRRLTPALNLRLSAQNLLAEGSSRSATSSQGGQGWVLDAHEAGQRTWLLALEGKW; this is encoded by the coding sequence ATGACGCGCCCCGGCGCCGCAGGGCTGCTGCTGGCGCTGGCCTGCGCCGGCGCCAAGGCGCAGCAGCCGCCCGCGGCCGAACGCCAGCTCGGCGAGGTGACCGTGCAGGCCGAGGGCAGCGCACTCGACGAGCAGCGCGCCGCCGCCACGCAGAAGACCATCATCGACCGCAGCGAAATCCAGGCCCTGGGCGGCCTGACCGTGGGCGAGCTGATCCGCAAGCTGCCCGGCATAGACGCGGGCGAGCATGGCGCCGACGGCGGCATGAGCGCGCGCGCCCGCGGCATGTCGCGCGACGCCGTGCAGTTCCTCGTGAACGGCGAGCGCCCCACGGCCAACGCGCGCTTTGCGCTCACCGAGGTCGGCCGCATGCCCACGGGGGAGCTCGAGCGCGTGGAGATACTGCGCGGCGGCTCGGCCGAGTTCGGCGGCGCCGCGCCCATCACCGTCAACCTGATCATGCGCCGCCCGGTGGCGCGCGCGGCCACCAGCGTCAAGCTGGCGGCGGGCCAGCGTGGCGACCGCAACAACGCCCAGTTCACCGCCAGCCGCAGCGGCGGAGAGGGGGGCTTTTCCTGGCTGTTGCCGCTCACGCTCAACCGCCATGCCATGCCGGTGGATCAGACCACCACGCGCAGCCTGGCCGGCGGCGTGCGCCAGCAGGATGTGGAGCAGGGCCGCTACGGCCTGCGTGAATTCATCCTCTCGCCGCGCCTGGCCTGGCGCGGGGCCACGGGCCAGCTCACGCTCTGGCCGAGCCTGTACTACAACGAGGGCGAGCGCAGCACGCGTACCGCGCGCTCGGACGGCAGCTGGCGCCAGGACAGCGAGGACAACCGCATCCGCATCGCGCGCCTGCGCAGCGAGGGCGAATGGCGCGCCTGGGGCGGCAAATGGACCGGCCGCGCGGCCATCATGCAGGGCCGGCGCGACGCCGACCGCCTGCGCCAGGGCAGTGCGGCCGCCTGGCAGGAGAGCGAGCACCGCGAGGACCGCGAGCGCAGCGCCTCGCTGCGCTTTGACCGCGCCACGGGCGACCACCTGTGGTCCGTGGGGCTGGACGCGGCACGCCACGCGCGCGACGACCGCCAGGCCTTGACCGGCGCCTTCACGGGCGACTCGCGCTTTGCCGGCAGCGCCAGCCAGGGCACGCTGTGGCTGCAGGACGAATGGGCGCTCAGTGATGCGCTCACGCTCACCGGCGGCCTGCGCGGCGAGCGCATGGCCATCCACGCGCAGCAGAGGGACAGCAGCCATGGCGCCGTCGATCCGTCGCTGGCCCTGCGCTGGGAGGCCGCGCCCGGCTGGGTGGCGCGCTCCTCGCTCTCGGGCGCCATCCGCTTTCCCAAGCTCGACGAGCTGAGCAGCGTGGCCTCGCGCGGCACGCTGGCCAATACGCCGCTCGAGCCCGACCGCGGCGGCAATCCCTGGCTGCGGCCGGAGCGCGTGGCCAACCTCGAGGCCGGGATAGAGCGCCATGTGCAGGGTGGCGTGCTCGGCATCAACACCTATCTGCGCCGCACGCAGGACTTCATCGAGCGGCGCACGCTGTGGGAGGGCGGGCGCTGGGTGGAGCGCCCCTACAACGAGGGCGAGGCGCGCCACTGGGGGCTGGAGCTGTCGGCCAAGCTCACGGGCGAGGCGCCCTGGCTGCAGGGGCTGATCGGCCGCCAGGGCAGCCTGCGCGCCAGCTTCACGCTGCCGCGCGGTCGCGTCGATGACGCGGTGCTCGGCATCACGCGCGACCCGCGCGAGCTGCCGCGCTACCAGTTCACCCTGGGCTACGAGGGCAGCCTGCCCGCGTGGCAGTCCACCTGGGGCTTTCAGTGGCAGCACCACGCGGCCGTGCGCACCCAGGTGCCCGGCGAGGTGCAGGCCCGCACGCGCTCGCGCAACCTGCTCGACGCCCACCTGGTGCGCCGCCTCACGCCCGCGCTCAACCTGCGCCTGTCGGCGCAGAACCTGCTCGCCGAGGGCAGCTCGCGCAGCGCCACGTCCAGCCAGGGCGGCCAGGGCTGGGTGCTCGACGCCCATGAGGCCGGCCAGCGCACCTGGCTGCTGGCGCTGGAGGGCAAGTGGTGA
- the serB gene encoding phosphoserine phosphatase SerB, with translation MSSIPTEFAPGLVIQGITPPLKLSNYKLIAFDMDSTLINIECVDEIADFVGCKAEVAAITEAAMQGVITDFKDSLRQRVALLKGVTIADLERVYSERLRINPGAAELVRACRAAGLKTLLVSGGFTFFAHRVREQLGIDFVRANVLEVRSSTNCGELTGALVEQAWGDICDGAEKRRTLLEVASLLGIEPEECIAMGDGANDLPMMRAAGLSVAYHAKPAVRAQAQVAINQGGLDRLLELLK, from the coding sequence ATGTCATCCATTCCCACCGAATTCGCCCCCGGCCTCGTCATTCAGGGCATCACGCCGCCGCTGAAGCTGAGCAACTACAAGCTCATCGCCTTCGACATGGACTCCACGCTCATCAACATCGAATGCGTGGACGAGATTGCCGACTTCGTCGGCTGCAAGGCCGAGGTCGCGGCCATCACCGAGGCCGCCATGCAGGGCGTGATCACCGACTTCAAGGACAGCCTGCGCCAGCGCGTCGCGCTGCTCAAGGGCGTGACCATCGCCGACCTGGAGCGCGTCTACAGCGAGCGCCTGCGCATCAACCCCGGCGCGGCCGAACTGGTGCGCGCCTGCCGGGCGGCCGGCCTCAAGACCCTGCTGGTCTCGGGGGGCTTCACCTTCTTTGCCCACCGCGTGCGCGAGCAGCTGGGCATAGACTTCGTGCGCGCCAACGTGCTGGAGGTACGCTCGAGCACCAACTGCGGCGAGCTCACGGGCGCGCTGGTCGAGCAGGCCTGGGGCGACATCTGCGACGGCGCCGAGAAGCGCCGCACCCTGCTCGAGGTGGCCTCGCTCCTGGGTATTGAGCCCGAGGAATGCATCGCCATGGGCGACGGCGCCAACGACCTGCCCATGATGCGTGCGGCCGGCCTGTCCGTGGCCTACCACGCCAAGCCCGCGGTGCGCGCCCAGGCCCAGGTGGCCATCAACCAGGGCGGGCTCGACAGGCTGCTGGAGCTACTGAAGTGA
- the mfd gene encoding transcription-repair coupling factor, giving the protein MDLPKLSPGKRFTLPRPVGSSDALLLARLGEREKAAGRVTAIVTADAADAQRLIDEMAFFAPELRCALFPDWETLPYDSFSPHQDLISERLATLWRISQRDKDTGADVVLVPATTALYRLAPPAFLAGYTFHFKVKQKLDEARLRAQLTLAGYQHVSQVVGHGEYAVRGGLIDLFPMGSLQPYRVDLFDDEIDSIRTFDPDSQRSLYPVPEVRLLPGREFPMDEAARGKFRQRWRELLEGDPTRSRIYKDMGNGVATAGIEYYLPLFFDDTATVFDYLGDEATVVLHGDLEAAFQHFWQDTRERYRLLQGDPDHPVLPPEALFLSADQFYGQAKPHAQLSLRPGVEDVQGSALFQKLPDLSVVRGADDPLARLQAHIRGATQSGQRVLLLAESDGRRESLLDFLRASGLNPPTFDSLAEFQATPAEPVGIATAALATGFAWVEAGLDLVTETELFAAGATTRRRRKQEQASDVEALIKDLSELKVGDPVVHNQHGIGRYRGLIHMDMGQKNPDGSPALQEFLHLEYADQAVLYVPVSQLQLIGRYTGVSPDEAPLHKLGSGQWEKAKRKAAEQVRDAAAELLNIYARRAARQGHAFRYSPQDYEQFANDFGFEETADQNAAIHAVVQDMINPRPMDRLVCGDVGFGKTEVALRACFVAVTGGKQVAFLAPTTLLAEQHYRTLCDRFAKWPVKVAEVSRFRSGKEITAAVKGIADGTVDIVVGTHRLLSESTKFKNLGLLIIDEEHRFGVRHKEAMKAMRAEVDVLTLTATPIPRTMGMALEGLRDLSVIATAPQRRLAIKTFVRSENQGVIREAVLREFKRGGQCYFLHNEVETIENRRQKLEEILPEARIAVAHGQMPERELEKVMRDFVAQRYNILLCSTIIETGIDVPTANTILISRADKFGLAQLHQLRGRVGRSHHQAYAYLMVPDMEGLTKQAEQRLDAIQQMEELGSGFYLAMHDLEIRGAGEVLGENQSGNMLEVGFQLYNEMLSEAVRCLKNGKEPDLLSPMQAATDINLHAPALLPDDYCGDVHLRLSFYKKLATARTSEQIDGLLEEIVDRFGKLPPQAQTLIDVHRLRVLSQPYGVVKVDAAPGVISISFKPQPPVDPMAIIHLIQKNKHIKLAGNEKLRIERALPEPAARAQMVRDVLRSLGQPLTEAATA; this is encoded by the coding sequence ATGGATCTGCCCAAACTCTCCCCCGGAAAACGCTTCACCCTGCCCCGCCCCGTGGGCAGCAGCGACGCCCTGCTGCTGGCCCGCCTGGGCGAACGCGAGAAGGCCGCAGGCCGCGTCACGGCCATCGTCACGGCCGACGCGGCCGACGCCCAGCGCCTCATCGACGAGATGGCCTTCTTCGCGCCCGAGCTGCGCTGCGCGCTGTTCCCGGACTGGGAGACGCTGCCCTACGACAGCTTCTCGCCGCACCAGGACCTGATCAGCGAGCGCCTGGCGACGCTGTGGCGTATCTCGCAGCGGGACAAGGACACGGGGGCCGACGTGGTGCTGGTGCCCGCCACCACGGCGCTGTACCGCCTGGCGCCGCCGGCATTCCTGGCAGGCTACACATTCCACTTCAAGGTCAAGCAAAAGCTCGACGAGGCCAGGCTGCGCGCCCAGCTCACGCTGGCCGGCTACCAGCATGTATCGCAGGTGGTGGGCCATGGCGAGTACGCGGTGCGTGGCGGGCTCATCGACCTGTTCCCCATGGGGTCACTCCAGCCCTACCGCGTGGACCTGTTCGACGATGAGATCGACTCCATACGCACCTTCGATCCCGACAGTCAGCGCAGCCTCTACCCCGTGCCCGAGGTGCGCTTGCTGCCCGGTCGCGAGTTCCCCATGGACGAGGCCGCGCGCGGCAAGTTCCGCCAGCGCTGGCGCGAGCTGCTCGAGGGCGACCCCACGAGGAGCCGCATCTACAAGGACATGGGCAACGGCGTGGCGACCGCCGGCATCGAGTACTACCTGCCACTGTTCTTCGACGACACGGCCACGGTGTTCGACTATCTCGGGGACGAGGCCACGGTGGTGCTGCATGGTGACCTGGAGGCCGCCTTCCAGCATTTCTGGCAGGACACGCGCGAGCGCTACCGCCTGCTGCAGGGCGACCCGGACCACCCCGTGCTGCCACCCGAGGCGCTGTTTCTGTCTGCCGACCAGTTCTACGGCCAGGCCAAGCCGCACGCCCAGCTGTCGCTGCGCCCCGGCGTGGAGGATGTGCAAGGCAGCGCCCTGTTCCAGAAGCTGCCCGACCTGTCCGTGGTGCGCGGCGCCGACGACCCGCTGGCGCGGCTGCAGGCCCATATCCGCGGCGCGACACAGTCCGGCCAGCGCGTGCTGCTGCTGGCCGAGAGCGACGGCCGGCGCGAGAGCCTGCTGGACTTTCTGCGCGCCTCGGGACTGAACCCGCCCACGTTCGACTCGCTGGCCGAGTTCCAGGCCACGCCCGCCGAGCCCGTGGGCATTGCCACGGCGGCGCTGGCCACGGGCTTTGCCTGGGTCGAAGCCGGGCTGGACCTCGTCACCGAAACCGAGCTGTTTGCCGCGGGCGCCACCACGCGCCGGCGCAGGAAGCAGGAGCAGGCCAGCGACGTCGAGGCGCTGATCAAGGATCTGTCCGAGCTGAAAGTGGGCGACCCCGTGGTGCACAACCAGCACGGCATTGGCCGCTACCGCGGGCTGATCCACATGGACATGGGCCAGAAGAACCCCGACGGCAGCCCGGCGCTGCAGGAGTTTCTGCACCTGGAATACGCCGACCAGGCCGTGCTCTACGTGCCCGTGAGCCAGCTGCAGCTCATTGGCCGCTACACGGGCGTGAGCCCCGACGAGGCGCCGCTGCACAAGCTCGGCAGCGGCCAGTGGGAAAAGGCCAAGCGCAAGGCCGCCGAACAGGTGCGCGACGCGGCGGCCGAGCTGCTCAACATCTACGCCCGGCGCGCCGCGCGCCAGGGCCATGCCTTCCGCTATTCGCCGCAGGACTACGAGCAGTTCGCCAATGACTTCGGCTTTGAGGAAACGGCCGACCAGAACGCCGCCATCCACGCCGTGGTGCAGGACATGATCAACCCGCGCCCCATGGACCGTCTGGTCTGCGGCGACGTGGGCTTTGGCAAGACCGAGGTCGCGCTGCGCGCCTGCTTCGTGGCCGTCACGGGCGGCAAGCAGGTGGCGTTTCTGGCGCCCACGACGCTCTTGGCCGAGCAGCATTACCGCACGCTCTGCGACCGCTTCGCCAAATGGCCCGTGAAGGTGGCCGAGGTCTCGCGCTTTCGCTCGGGCAAGGAGATCACGGCGGCGGTGAAGGGCATTGCCGACGGCACGGTGGACATCGTCGTGGGCACGCACAGGCTGCTCAGCGAATCGACGAAGTTCAAGAACCTGGGCCTCTTGATCATCGACGAGGAGCACCGCTTCGGCGTGCGCCACAAGGAGGCCATGAAGGCCATGCGCGCCGAGGTGGACGTGCTCACGCTCACGGCCACGCCGATTCCGCGCACCATGGGCATGGCGCTTGAGGGCCTGCGCGACCTGTCGGTGATCGCCACGGCGCCGCAGCGTCGCCTGGCCATCAAGACCTTTGTGCGCAGCGAGAACCAGGGCGTGATCCGCGAGGCCGTGCTGCGCGAATTCAAGCGCGGCGGCCAGTGCTACTTCTTGCACAACGAGGTCGAGACGATAGAGAACCGGCGCCAGAAGCTCGAGGAGATACTGCCCGAGGCGCGCATCGCCGTGGCCCACGGCCAGATGCCCGAGCGCGAGCTTGAGAAGGTCATGCGCGACTTCGTGGCCCAGCGCTACAACATCCTGCTGTGCTCGACCATCATCGAGACCGGCATCGACGTGCCCACGGCCAACACCATCCTCATCTCGCGCGCCGACAAGTTCGGCCTGGCCCAGCTGCACCAGCTGCGCGGCCGCGTGGGCCGCAGCCACCACCAAGCCTATGCCTATCTGATGGTGCCGGACATGGAAGGCCTGACCAAGCAGGCCGAGCAGCGCCTCGATGCCATCCAGCAGATGGAGGAGCTGGGCAGCGGCTTTTATCTCGCCATGCACGACCTTGAAATCCGCGGCGCGGGCGAGGTGCTCGGCGAGAACCAGAGCGGCAACATGCTCGAGGTGGGCTTTCAGCTCTACAACGAGATGCTGTCCGAGGCCGTGCGCTGCCTCAAGAACGGCAAGGAGCCCGACCTGCTCTCGCCCATGCAGGCCGCCACCGACATCAACCTGCACGCCCCCGCCCTGCTGCCCGACGACTACTGCGGCGACGTGCACCTGCGCCTGTCGTTCTACAAGAAGCTGGCCACGGCGCGCACCAGCGAGCAGATCGACGGCCTGCTCGAAGAGATCGTGGACCGCTTCGGCAAGCTGCCGCCCCAAGCCCAGACCCTCATCGACGTGCACCGCCTGCGCGTGCTGAGCCAGCCCTATGGCGTGGTCAAGGTGGATGCGGCGCCGGGCGTCATCAGCATCAGCTTCAAGCCCCAGCCGCCCGTGGACCCGATGGCCATCATCCACCTGATCCAGAAGAACAAGCACATCAAGCTGGCCGGCAACGAAAAGCTGCGCATAGAGCGCGCACTGCCCGAGCCGGCCGCGCGCGCACAGATGGTGCGCGACGTGCTGCGCAGCCTGGGCCAGCCGCTCACGGAGGCCGCCACGGCCTGA
- the ispD gene encoding 2-C-methyl-D-erythritol 4-phosphate cytidylyltransferase, which yields MSDLPPAYNPARPMPARFWALLPCAGQGTRALRAPPGAGAVLPKQYQPVAGQPMVLHTLAAFAGVARLSGTLVAVAPGDTFFDGAPHPGSFAVPCGGPTRAETVLGGLKALLGRGALDEDWVLVHDAARCLVTTAQIDALIDACQHDSVGGLLAHKLADTLKTATDGPGGVRVAATVDRSDKWLAQTPQMFRIGALRRALEQVGAAATDEASAMEAMGLRPRLVPGGAQNFKVTYPEDFALAEAVLAQRMHGATLARFGGERGAAAAEPINPFFARPAPR from the coding sequence ATGAGCGACCTGCCGCCCGCCTACAACCCTGCTCGCCCCATGCCCGCGCGCTTCTGGGCCCTGCTGCCCTGCGCGGGCCAGGGCACGCGCGCCCTGCGCGCACCGCCCGGCGCGGGCGCCGTGCTGCCCAAGCAATACCAGCCCGTCGCCGGCCAGCCTATGGTGCTGCACACGCTGGCGGCCTTTGCCGGCGTGGCGCGGCTCTCGGGCACGCTGGTGGCGGTGGCGCCGGGCGATACGTTTTTCGACGGCGCGCCGCACCCCGGCAGCTTTGCCGTGCCCTGCGGCGGCCCTACGCGGGCCGAGACGGTGCTCGGCGGCCTCAAGGCGCTGCTAGGGCGTGGCGCCCTGGACGAGGACTGGGTGCTGGTGCACGACGCCGCGCGCTGCCTGGTGACCACGGCGCAGATCGACGCGCTGATCGACGCCTGCCAGCACGACAGCGTGGGCGGGCTGCTCGCGCACAAGCTGGCCGACACGCTCAAGACCGCCACCGACGGCCCCGGCGGCGTGCGCGTGGCCGCCACCGTGGACCGCAGCGACAAATGGCTGGCGCAGACGCCGCAGATGTTTCGCATCGGCGCGCTGCGCCGCGCGCTCGAGCAGGTGGGCGCGGCCGCAACCGACGAGGCCAGCGCCATGGAGGCCATGGGCCTGCGCCCGCGCCTGGTGCCGGGCGGCGCGCAGAACTTCAAGGTCACCTACCCCGAGGACTTCGCCCTCGCCGAGGCCGTGCTGGCCCAGCGCATGCATGGCGCCACGCTGGCGCGCTTTGGCGGTGAGCGCGGCGCGGCGGCGGCCGAACCGATCAACCCGTTTTTCGCGCGCCCGGCGCCGCGCTGA
- a CDS encoding MetQ/NlpA family ABC transporter substrate-binding protein, translated as MFKQTLSALAVAALAFSAQAADVLKVAATAVPHAEILNFIKPQLQAQGVDLQVKEFSDYVQPNMAVEDKQLDANFFQHQPYLDSFNKDRKTSLVVVPNGKVHVEPFGAYSSKIKNIKDLKDGATVAIPNDPSNGGRALILLAKQGLIELKDPKSLTPTPLDVVKNPKKLKFRELEAPLLPRALADVDLALINTNYAIEAKLNPTKDALFIEGADSPYTNIVAARADRANGADIAKLMKALHTPEVKKFIQDKYKGAVVPAF; from the coding sequence ATGTTCAAGCAAACCCTCTCTGCCCTGGCGGTTGCCGCCCTGGCGTTTTCTGCACAGGCCGCCGACGTGCTCAAGGTCGCGGCCACGGCCGTGCCCCACGCCGAGATCCTGAACTTCATCAAGCCCCAGCTCCAGGCCCAGGGCGTGGACCTGCAGGTCAAGGAGTTCAGCGACTATGTGCAGCCCAACATGGCCGTGGAGGACAAGCAGCTCGATGCCAACTTCTTCCAGCACCAGCCCTATCTGGACAGCTTCAACAAGGACCGCAAGACCAGCCTGGTCGTCGTGCCCAACGGCAAGGTGCATGTGGAGCCCTTTGGCGCCTACTCGAGCAAGATCAAGAACATCAAGGACCTGAAGGACGGCGCCACGGTGGCCATCCCCAACGACCCGTCCAACGGCGGCCGTGCGCTCATCCTGCTGGCCAAGCAGGGGCTGATCGAGCTCAAGGACCCCAAGAGCCTCACGCCCACGCCGCTGGACGTGGTCAAGAATCCCAAGAAACTCAAGTTCCGCGAGCTCGAGGCGCCCCTGCTGCCGCGCGCCCTGGCCGATGTGGACCTGGCCCTGATCAACACCAACTACGCCATCGAGGCCAAGCTCAACCCCACCAAGGACGCGCTGTTCATCGAGGGTGCGGATTCGCCCTACACCAACATCGTGGCCGCGCGTGCCGACCGCGCCAACGGCGCCGACATCGCCAAGCTCATGAAGGCCCTGCACACGCCCGAGGTGAAGAAGTTCATCCAGGACAAGTACAAGGGCGCCGTGGTTCCCGCGTTCTGA
- a CDS encoding ISL3 family transposase — MHQDTCWPTLWPGFYVADSYIQADTAQLRLLPDRAQLRCGSCLTRVNSVHEYTERKVRDLPLVGRILTLQVQLLRVNCPHCGPCLQHVRWLGRFSRITDAMAQTVASCCSRMPIKHVAQMFGLHWSTVRQIDKRHLQEVVRELPAPQPTRLVMDEFALHKGHRYATVILDADTRRVLYIAKDRSRKAIRPFFQALGPQGCRRIEAVAMDMNTAFDLEVRHWCPKARIVYDLFHVVAKYGREVISRVRVDAANALRHDKPGRKVVKQAHWLLLRNADNLKDSEQVRLQEVLQANEALMTVYVLKQTLKSLWDAPDPWEWRRRWNQWLSHCKESAIVCLQQFAARLRKYWRGILARVRWPMHTGQLEGINNRIKVIKRMAYGYRDTDYFFLKIKAAFPGNP; from the coding sequence ATGCATCAGGATACCTGCTGGCCAACCCTTTGGCCCGGTTTTTACGTTGCCGATTCCTACATACAGGCCGATACAGCCCAATTGCGTCTGCTGCCCGACAGGGCGCAACTGCGCTGTGGTTCGTGCCTGACCCGCGTGAACTCGGTGCATGAATACACCGAACGCAAGGTACGCGATTTGCCTTTGGTGGGCAGGATCCTGACACTGCAGGTGCAGCTGCTGCGCGTGAACTGCCCACACTGTGGGCCTTGCCTGCAGCACGTACGCTGGCTGGGGCGCTTCAGTCGCATCACCGATGCGATGGCGCAGACGGTGGCCAGTTGCTGCAGCCGTATGCCCATCAAGCATGTGGCCCAGATGTTTGGGCTGCACTGGTCGACGGTGCGCCAGATCGACAAGCGCCACTTGCAAGAAGTGGTCAGAGAATTACCCGCACCCCAGCCCACCAGGCTGGTCATGGATGAGTTTGCCCTGCACAAGGGCCATCGCTATGCCACGGTGATTCTGGATGCGGATACACGCCGGGTGCTCTATATCGCCAAGGATCGCAGTCGCAAGGCCATACGCCCCTTCTTCCAGGCCCTGGGCCCACAGGGCTGCAGACGTATCGAGGCCGTTGCCATGGATATGAATACGGCATTTGACTTGGAGGTGCGCCACTGGTGCCCCAAGGCCCGCATCGTCTACGACCTCTTTCACGTGGTGGCCAAGTATGGTCGTGAGGTCATCTCCCGCGTCAGAGTCGATGCGGCCAACGCCTTGCGCCACGACAAGCCGGGCAGGAAGGTGGTCAAGCAGGCCCATTGGCTGCTGCTACGCAACGCAGACAACCTCAAGGACAGTGAGCAAGTGCGTCTGCAGGAGGTGCTGCAGGCCAATGAGGCCTTGATGACGGTGTACGTGCTCAAGCAAACGCTCAAGAGCTTATGGGATGCGCCCGATCCGTGGGAGTGGCGCAGGCGCTGGAATCAGTGGCTGAGCCACTGCAAGGAAAGTGCCATTGTGTGTTTGCAGCAATTTGCAGCCAGGCTGCGCAAGTACTGGCGAGGTATTTTGGCCCGGGTGCGCTGGCCCATGCACACCGGGCAGCTCGAAGGCATCAATAACCGTATCAAGGTCATTAAGCGCATGGCTTACGGGTATCGGGATACCGACTACTTCTTCCTCAAAATCAAGGCAGCGTTCCCCGGGAATCCGTGA